In the Maribacter sp. MJ134 genome, one interval contains:
- a CDS encoding multidrug transporter, with product MKNKLLVLGIVASLFLSCERDDTADIVITDNSVTTINNTTGEENGNEEETVVLTPASGSITENLTLEASKEYILNGATIVASGAVLTIEPGTIIKAEAGPNVYLAVEQGAQIIANGTASNPIIFTSNSTTPAAGDWGGIILLGRAPVNSVTGTSTATSEIGNLPYGGNIADDNSGVLRYVRVQYSGGAADGQSENNGFSFYGVGNGTTIEYIQAFEGADDGVEFFGGTVNASFVAVVNAEDDSIDWTEGYNGTITDAYVLQGNGIGDEAFECDGFNTDFTNASGAFSNPTVNNVTIESESGANDSTRGFLLRAGTQGTFSNILIIGKNTGISVDDDEASTPTSSGIADGTLSFTDVTFTDVSANTAIDGTATEAELVSGIGNGTGTNVSSWGAGWTAGIN from the coding sequence ATGAAAAATAAACTTTTAGTACTTGGTATAGTAGCATCACTATTCTTATCCTGTGAACGTGATGACACGGCAGATATCGTGATTACAGATAATAGCGTTACAACGATCAATAATACAACGGGAGAAGAGAACGGTAACGAGGAAGAAACGGTAGTATTAACACCAGCTTCCGGTTCTATAACCGAGAACTTAACTTTAGAAGCGAGCAAAGAATATATTCTTAACGGTGCTACAATCGTAGCTTCTGGCGCGGTACTTACCATAGAGCCTGGAACGATCATTAAGGCAGAGGCAGGTCCTAACGTGTACTTAGCCGTAGAACAGGGTGCACAAATCATAGCCAACGGAACGGCTTCTAATCCCATTATTTTTACCTCTAATTCCACTACGCCCGCAGCTGGCGATTGGGGAGGTATCATTCTTTTAGGCAGAGCTCCTGTTAACTCGGTTACGGGAACTTCCACAGCAACATCAGAAATTGGAAATTTGCCATACGGAGGTAATATCGCCGATGATAACTCTGGTGTTCTACGCTATGTGCGTGTACAGTACTCCGGTGGTGCTGCGGATGGTCAATCAGAAAACAATGGTTTTTCCTTCTACGGTGTAGGTAACGGAACTACTATAGAATACATACAAGCCTTTGAAGGTGCTGATGACGGAGTAGAATTTTTTGGAGGTACTGTAAATGCTAGCTTCGTTGCCGTAGTTAATGCGGAAGATGATTCCATAGATTGGACGGAAGGCTATAACGGAACTATCACGGATGCCTATGTTTTACAAGGAAACGGTATTGGTGATGAAGCTTTTGAATGCGATGGGTTCAATACGGATTTCACAAATGCTTCAGGAGCTTTTTCCAATCCTACGGTGAACAATGTAACCATCGAAAGTGAAAGTGGTGCTAACGATAGCACAAGAGGATTTTTACTTAGAGCGGGCACACAAGGTACTTTTAGCAATATTCTGATTATCGGGAAAAACACTGGTATTTCCGTAGATGACGATGAGGCTTCTACACCTACCTCTAGTGGTATTGCAGACGGTACATTAAGTTTTACCGATGTTACATTTACAGATGTTAGCGCAAATACCGCTATAGACGGCACTGCAACAGAAGCTGAGCTGGTAAGCGGTATAGGAAATGGAACAGGTACCAATGTTTCTTCTTGGGGAGCAGGATGGACAGCAGGGATTAACTAA
- a CDS encoding dihydroorotase → MGRILLKNGKVVNEGAIQELDVLVDGDIILKIARDISDTSAKVIDVQGKHILPGVIDDQVHFREPGLTHKGNIATESRAAVAGGITTFMEQPNTNPQSTSIDALEAKFATASRSSFANYSFLFGGTNDNLEELKRLDKNSCSGIKLFLGSSTGNMLVDNEKVIESIFRNTDMVISVHCEDETTVRQNLEQYKAEYGEDIPVKYHPLIRSEEACYLSSSRAIALAEKTGARLHVFHLSTGKETALFRNDIPLRDKKITAEVCIHHLWFSDNDYENKGTLIKWNPAVKTAQDRDMLWEALLDDRIDVVATDHAPHTMEEKDNVYTKAPSGGPLVQHALPAMLEKHLEGKISLETIVQKMCHNPAILFQIDKRGYVKEGYFADLAVVDLQESWKVTKENIAYKCGWSPFEGTSFKSKVTHTLVNGHLAYEKGVFSEERNAKRLTFNRL, encoded by the coding sequence ATGGGAAGAATACTTTTGAAAAATGGAAAAGTTGTCAATGAAGGTGCAATTCAGGAGCTAGATGTTCTGGTTGATGGGGATATAATTTTAAAAATTGCAAGGGACATTTCCGATACTTCTGCAAAAGTTATAGATGTACAAGGTAAACATATTCTGCCTGGTGTAATCGATGACCAGGTACATTTCCGAGAACCGGGATTAACCCATAAAGGAAATATAGCCACAGAAAGTAGAGCGGCCGTAGCTGGCGGTATTACTACTTTTATGGAACAACCCAATACCAATCCGCAATCTACAAGTATTGATGCTTTAGAAGCTAAGTTTGCTACAGCGTCTAGAAGTTCCTTTGCCAATTATTCTTTTTTGTTCGGCGGCACGAACGACAATCTGGAAGAGTTGAAGCGGTTGGATAAAAATTCCTGCTCAGGAATAAAATTATTTTTAGGTTCGTCTACGGGAAATATGCTTGTAGATAATGAAAAAGTCATTGAAAGTATTTTTAGAAATACGGATATGGTCATTTCCGTGCATTGTGAGGATGAAACCACCGTGCGACAAAATTTAGAGCAATACAAGGCAGAATATGGAGAGGATATACCTGTAAAATATCATCCTTTGATTAGGAGTGAAGAGGCCTGTTACTTATCATCTTCTAGGGCTATTGCCCTTGCGGAGAAAACAGGGGCACGACTCCATGTTTTTCACTTGTCTACGGGAAAAGAGACGGCATTGTTCAGAAATGATATTCCCCTGCGTGATAAAAAGATTACGGCAGAGGTTTGTATTCATCACCTTTGGTTTTCCGATAACGATTATGAAAACAAAGGAACATTGATAAAGTGGAATCCCGCTGTAAAAACTGCCCAAGATAGGGATATGCTCTGGGAGGCACTCTTGGACGATAGGATTGATGTAGTTGCTACGGACCATGCTCCGCATACCATGGAAGAAAAAGATAATGTATACACCAAAGCTCCTAGCGGCGGTCCTTTAGTACAACACGCATTACCCGCTATGCTAGAAAAACATTTAGAAGGTAAGATTAGCTTGGAGACGATTGTTCAGAAAATGTGTCATAATCCTGCCATATTATTTCAAATTGATAAAAGAGGTTACGTTAAAGAGGGTTATTTCGCCGACCTCGCCGTAGTAGACTTACAAGAATCGTGGAAAGTGACCAAAGAAAATATAGCTTACAAATGCGGATGGTCTCCTTTTGAAGGAACTTCATTTAAATCTAAGGTTACCCACACTTTGGTCAATGGTCATTTGGCCTACGAAAAAGGTGTTTTTTCAGAAGAACGTAATGCGAAGAGACTTACATTTAACAGATTATGA
- a CDS encoding acyl transferase — protein sequence MNHKNIFKIKTEDEFLSTALSVFHHQYANNSVYRAFCQHLNVLPKKVTTLHQIPFLPIQFFKEKQILSTTESPQITFTSSGTTGTSTSKHFVTDINLYTQSYYCAFQQFYGSPEDYCILALLPSYLEREGSSLIYMVNDLIEKSNHPKSGFFLNDFENLKDTLEGLKVAKTKTLLIGVSFALLDFSEQYHLELKETIIMETGGMKGRRKEMIRPELHEKLKFGFGVDQIHSEYGMTELLSQAYSTGKGIFACPPWMKVLSRDTEDALTINGFKKTGGLNIIDLANINSCSFIATQDLGKTYADGTFEILGRFDHSDIRGCNLMAL from the coding sequence ATGAATCATAAGAATATTTTTAAGATTAAAACGGAGGACGAATTTTTATCGACTGCACTCTCCGTATTTCACCATCAATATGCTAATAATTCCGTTTACAGAGCGTTTTGCCAACATTTAAACGTATTGCCTAAAAAGGTTACGACCTTACATCAAATTCCTTTTTTACCCATTCAATTTTTTAAGGAAAAACAAATACTAAGCACGACTGAGTCCCCACAAATAACCTTTACGAGTAGCGGCACCACGGGCACCTCAACTAGCAAACATTTCGTTACCGATATCAATCTTTATACCCAGAGTTATTATTGTGCCTTTCAGCAATTTTATGGATCTCCGGAGGACTATTGTATTCTAGCGCTGCTGCCCTCCTATTTAGAGAGAGAAGGCTCATCGTTGATATATATGGTGAATGATCTTATTGAAAAATCCAATCACCCCAAAAGCGGCTTTTTCCTCAATGATTTTGAAAATCTCAAAGATACTTTAGAAGGGTTAAAAGTTGCTAAAACAAAAACACTTTTAATAGGGGTCTCCTTTGCCCTTCTAGATTTCTCCGAACAGTATCATCTAGAACTTAAAGAAACCATTATCATGGAGACCGGCGGCATGAAAGGACGTCGAAAAGAAATGATAAGACCGGAACTTCATGAAAAGCTAAAATTTGGGTTTGGGGTAGACCAAATTCATTCAGAATACGGTATGACCGAATTACTCTCACAGGCCTACTCTACGGGCAAGGGAATTTTTGCATGTCCGCCATGGATGAAAGTACTCTCCAGGGATACTGAAGACGCCCTGACCATTAACGGATTTAAGAAAACAGGGGGACTAAATATTATAGATTTGGCCAATATAAATTCTTGCTCCTTTATCGCCACTCAAGATTTAGGAAAAACCTATGCTGATGGTACTTTTGAAATTCTTGGCCGTTTTGACCATTCCGATATAAGGGGATGCAATTTAATGGCGCTTTAG
- a CDS encoding TonB-dependent receptor — MKKLLLLVLLLGLFNAAAQDTGSIVGKLIDKEVNDEPLAFANVLIKGTTKGTTSDFDGLYEIANLEPGTYTVVYSYLGYETVEIPAVEVVAGKVSTINVPMSASAGVSLDEVVVTVSSRKDSEVALLLQQKNATVMQEAISAEALTLKGIDDAAAAVSQISGISKQEGSSNVYVRGLGDRYQNTTMNGLSLPSNDVNKKNIDLNLFSSSIIENVSVSKAYNSSFYGDFAAGNVNIDSKEYTGDGYLEVALGSGINSNAIGEDFLQSEGTSFFGFYNRYNNNPFAVILSHGIDPESMAAPININGAIEGGYSINLSEESRLSFFGTASFSNGYEFLEGPARDFTNVLKFDFPNTEEYAYNTTTTALGNIVYKINNEHKLKYSSLFINSATDAVSFFGSQGQGFNRDGITSDDGFFISNIQFNQDMIFVNQITGQHRFDEKWILDWGSGYNKVFSDEPDRKRITLENYQFALDNDPTTNPVFFTNTAFENQRFFQSIEDDELNSFINLTNVISEKFTLKFGYNGRTKERNFSSIRYGYRVFDRTTPVTDVNDFDSFFTIENSSLGTAEGALYEIRNLNPINNDIGAVNRPGLPDNTYQGNLDIHAGFLTAEWSVNDKFLVVPGIRAESVSQNITYDVINLPPSDPGFRDIYENIFLPSLNLRYKLTENSNLRFGFSNTVSFPEFKEVAPFVYEGVTQRFGGNPDLFGGKNGDGVNFSDIYNFDLKYEWFMERGELISLAAFGKLINDPVNLVIAADATGTQRLFRTGEQAQVIGFEVEARKNLITDEDEKAILSLGLNAAYTYTNQDLRNIEAGDENTFGTTFDRDSDALQGASPFIINTDLNYSPSFENYNPKATLVFSYFSDRIAALGAGSLGNIVEKAVPTLNFIWKNPIGEHFEANLSATNLLNPDISLVRENTGNGDIAIREYNLGINVGLTLKYKF; from the coding sequence ATGAAGAAATTATTACTTTTAGTGTTGTTATTAGGCTTATTCAATGCTGCCGCGCAGGATACGGGAAGTATTGTAGGAAAGCTAATCGACAAAGAGGTCAATGATGAGCCGTTAGCTTTCGCTAACGTATTGATCAAGGGTACAACAAAAGGAACTACCTCCGATTTTGACGGATTATACGAAATCGCCAACCTAGAACCAGGAACCTACACCGTAGTTTATAGTTACCTAGGATATGAAACTGTAGAAATCCCCGCTGTTGAAGTTGTCGCGGGAAAGGTTTCAACGATAAATGTTCCCATGAGCGCCTCAGCCGGGGTTTCTTTAGATGAAGTTGTAGTTACCGTTTCCTCTAGAAAAGATTCCGAGGTAGCACTTTTGTTACAACAAAAAAATGCTACGGTAATGCAGGAAGCCATTAGCGCAGAGGCCTTGACCCTAAAGGGAATAGACGATGCCGCAGCGGCGGTTTCTCAAATTTCGGGTATCTCAAAACAAGAAGGCTCTAGTAATGTTTACGTCCGTGGACTTGGAGATCGTTACCAGAACACTACGATGAACGGTTTGTCCTTACCCTCTAATGATGTCAATAAAAAGAATATAGACCTGAATCTATTTTCATCTAGCATTATTGAAAATGTTTCTGTGAGCAAGGCGTACAACTCCTCTTTTTATGGAGATTTTGCCGCTGGAAACGTCAATATTGACTCTAAAGAATATACAGGAGACGGGTATTTAGAAGTGGCTTTAGGTAGCGGAATCAATTCCAACGCCATTGGTGAAGACTTTTTACAAAGTGAAGGCACTAGCTTTTTTGGCTTTTACAACAGATATAATAACAACCCTTTTGCGGTAATCCTATCACATGGAATAGACCCCGAAAGCATGGCTGCCCCTATTAATATTAACGGGGCTATTGAAGGTGGTTACTCTATCAATTTAAGCGAAGAATCCAGACTTAGTTTCTTTGGAACAGCGAGCTTTAGCAATGGTTATGAATTTTTAGAAGGACCCGCCAGGGATTTTACCAATGTATTAAAGTTTGATTTCCCTAACACGGAAGAATATGCATATAATACCACGACTACTGCTCTTGGTAACATCGTTTACAAAATAAACAACGAGCACAAACTAAAATATAGTTCCCTGTTCATAAACAGTGCTACTGATGCAGTTAGTTTCTTTGGGTCGCAAGGTCAGGGTTTTAATCGTGATGGTATTACTTCGGATGACGGATTCTTCATTTCCAACATCCAATTTAATCAAGATATGATTTTTGTAAACCAGATTACAGGGCAGCATCGATTTGATGAAAAATGGATTTTAGACTGGGGTAGCGGATATAACAAAGTCTTTTCCGACGAACCGGATAGAAAACGAATTACTTTGGAAAATTATCAATTTGCACTGGATAACGACCCAACCACGAATCCCGTTTTCTTTACGAACACCGCTTTTGAGAATCAACGTTTCTTTCAAAGTATTGAAGACGACGAACTCAATAGTTTTATCAACCTAACCAATGTTATCTCTGAAAAATTCACCTTAAAATTTGGTTACAACGGTAGAACCAAGGAAAGAAATTTCAGCAGTATACGCTACGGATATAGAGTTTTTGACCGTACAACACCTGTAACGGATGTCAATGATTTCGATTCTTTTTTCACCATTGAAAATAGTAGCCTTGGAACTGCAGAAGGTGCCCTTTATGAAATAAGGAACCTTAACCCTATTAATAACGACATTGGCGCAGTTAACAGACCTGGTCTACCGGATAACACCTATCAGGGTAATTTGGATATACACGCAGGATTCTTAACCGCTGAATGGAGCGTAAACGATAAGTTTTTGGTTGTACCCGGAATACGGGCAGAATCCGTAAGCCAGAACATAACATATGATGTGATTAACCTTCCTCCTTCGGACCCCGGATTTAGAGATATCTATGAGAATATCTTTCTACCTAGTTTAAACCTGCGCTATAAATTAACGGAGAACTCCAATCTAAGGTTTGGATTTAGTAATACGGTATCCTTTCCCGAATTTAAGGAGGTTGCTCCCTTTGTTTACGAAGGTGTTACGCAGCGTTTTGGTGGTAATCCGGATTTGTTCGGAGGAAAGAACGGAGATGGTGTTAACTTTTCTGATATCTATAACTTTGACCTTAAGTACGAGTGGTTCATGGAGCGTGGTGAGCTGATTTCTTTAGCTGCATTTGGAAAACTCATAAACGACCCGGTAAACCTAGTCATTGCCGCAGATGCTACGGGAACACAACGTCTTTTCCGTACCGGAGAACAAGCGCAGGTAATCGGGTTTGAGGTAGAGGCTAGAAAAAACTTGATTACTGACGAAGATGAAAAAGCGATATTGTCTTTAGGTCTAAATGCGGCGTATACCTATACCAACCAAGACCTGAGAAATATAGAAGCAGGGGATGAAAATACTTTTGGGACCACCTTTGACCGTGATTCTGATGCACTGCAAGGAGCATCGCCCTTCATTATAAATACAGATTTAAATTATAGCCCGTCTTTTGAAAATTACAACCCAAAGGCAACTCTCGTTTTCTCCTATTTTTCTGACCGGATAGCTGCGCTCGGGGCAGGTTCTTTAGGAAATATTGTAGAAAAAGCGGTTCCGACCCTAAATTTCATTTGGAAAAACCCGATTGGTGAACATTTTGAAGCTAATCTAAGTGCCACCAACTTATTAAATCCGGATATCTCACTAGTTAGGGAAAATACGGGCAATGGTGATATCGCTATCAGGGAATACAATCTTGGAATCAACGTAGGATTAACTCTTAAATATAAATTTTAA
- a CDS encoding SDR family oxidoreductase, whose translation MILVTGGTGLVGAHLLYRLTSSNKNVRAIYRSDATLERVKKTFSYYTDIPELLFDKIEWVKADILDLPSMELAFKEIDQVYHAAALISFNPRDYKLLRKVNVEGTANVVNLCIAYRVKKLCYVSTIGAIGRSTPGLVSNEENEWTEQHTNVYALSKYDAELEVWRGSQENLPVVIVNPGVILGPGHWESGSGKLFSTAFKGYSYFPPGGTGFVTVFDVVKSMLELMDSSIVNERFILVGENLSYQEILIRLAKEFGRPKPTKQLQVWQLQIGRIVDWLKALITGSERKITKNTIYSLLHQETYSNEKIKRTLEFKFDSLNDTIELSCQKYIEEQS comes from the coding sequence ATGATTCTCGTTACCGGCGGTACTGGATTGGTGGGTGCACATCTACTTTATAGATTAACGTCATCAAATAAAAACGTTAGGGCCATATATAGGTCAGATGCTACATTGGAACGGGTTAAGAAGACCTTCTCCTATTACACTGATATTCCAGAACTTCTCTTTGATAAAATTGAATGGGTAAAAGCAGATATTTTAGACCTACCGTCCATGGAACTGGCATTTAAAGAAATAGATCAGGTCTACCATGCCGCCGCCCTAATTTCATTTAACCCGAGAGACTATAAATTATTGCGCAAAGTTAATGTCGAAGGCACCGCTAATGTTGTAAATCTTTGTATTGCATATCGCGTAAAAAAACTCTGCTATGTGAGTACCATAGGGGCAATAGGAAGAAGCACACCTGGTCTTGTATCCAACGAAGAAAACGAATGGACGGAACAACATACCAATGTCTATGCCCTGAGCAAATATGATGCCGAGTTGGAGGTCTGGCGCGGTTCTCAAGAAAATTTACCGGTAGTTATTGTAAACCCTGGCGTAATTCTAGGTCCCGGCCATTGGGAAAGTGGTAGCGGGAAGTTATTCTCCACCGCATTTAAAGGGTACTCCTATTTTCCACCCGGTGGTACAGGTTTCGTGACAGTTTTTGATGTAGTAAAATCGATGTTAGAACTAATGGATTCTTCAATTGTTAATGAACGTTTTATACTTGTAGGGGAAAATCTTAGTTATCAGGAAATCCTAATCCGTTTAGCCAAAGAATTCGGGCGACCAAAGCCAACAAAACAATTGCAGGTTTGGCAACTACAAATAGGAAGAATTGTTGACTGGTTAAAGGCCCTAATTACGGGAAGTGAAAGAAAAATTACAAAAAATACCATCTACTCCCTACTACATCAGGAAACCTACAGTAACGAAAAAATTAAGCGAACATTAGAGTTCAAATTTGATTCCCTTAACGATACGATTGAATTGAGTTGTCAAAAATATATTGAGGAACAGTCTTAG
- a CDS encoding polyprenol monophosphomannose synthase has protein sequence MSNSIVIIPTYNEIENIEAIIRAVFQLPKQFHVLVVDDNSPDKTGACVIGLQEEFKGRLFLETRTEKAGLGTAYIHGFKWAIAKRYDYIFEMDADFSHNPTDLLRLLKACENGADVAVGSRYKKGVNVVNWPLYRVLLSYGASFYVKMITGMRVHDPTAGFVCYKRHVLEHINLDSVRFVGYAFQIEMKFRAYLKNYRIEEVSIIFKDRVLGKSKMSSSIISEAIWGVLSMKLRSLFQKNRF, from the coding sequence ACATTGAGGCTATCATTAGAGCGGTGTTTCAATTACCGAAACAGTTTCATGTTTTGGTGGTAGATGATAATTCTCCAGATAAGACCGGAGCATGTGTAATAGGTTTACAGGAGGAATTTAAGGGCCGCTTGTTTTTAGAGACAAGAACGGAGAAAGCTGGTTTGGGAACGGCCTACATACATGGTTTTAAGTGGGCAATAGCGAAGCGGTACGACTATATTTTTGAAATGGATGCCGATTTTTCACATAATCCAACGGATTTACTTCGCTTGTTGAAAGCCTGTGAAAATGGCGCTGATGTTGCGGTAGGGTCTAGATATAAAAAAGGAGTAAATGTTGTAAACTGGCCATTATATCGCGTGTTGTTATCCTACGGCGCATCCTTTTATGTAAAGATGATTACGGGGATGCGGGTACATGATCCAACAGCGGGTTTTGTTTGTTATAAGAGACATGTATTAGAGCATATTAATTTGGACTCCGTGCGTTTTGTTGGTTACGCATTTCAAATAGAAATGAAATTTAGGGCGTATCTAAAAAACTACAGGATAGAGGAGGTTTCCATTATATTTAAGGACCGTGTATTGGGGAAATCCAAAATGAGTTCTTCCATAATCAGTGAGGCCATTTGGGGAGTCTTGTCAATGAAATTAAGGAGTTTGTTTCAGAAAAATAGATTTTAA
- the tyrS gene encoding tyrosine--tRNA ligase: MASNFVKELEWRGMLHDAMPGTENYLMEGMQSAYVGIDPTADSLHIGHLVGVMMLRHFQLAGHKPYALIGGATGMIGDPSGKSAERNLLDEETLRHNQAALKEQLSRFLDFESDAPNAAVLVNNYDWMKDFSFLDFIRDVGKHITVNYMMSKDSVKKRLSAEAKEGMSFTEFTYQLVQGYDFLHLYKEHNCTLQMGGSDQWGNITTGTELIRRIGGGKGYALTCPLITKADGTKFGKTESGNVWLDADRTSPYKFYQYWLNTSDADAEKYIKIFTFISKTDIEELISKHQEAPHLRLLQKKLAEEITVMVHSQEDLDNAIKASAILFGKSTSEDLKGLNEKTFLDVFEGVPQAEVSAADLEDGMDMIAALAAKTGFLASNGEARRELKQNSISVNKEKVKEDFLIKKNDLIDGKYVLLQRGKKSYFVLVVAS; encoded by the coding sequence ATGGCTTCAAATTTTGTCAAGGAATTGGAATGGAGGGGAATGTTGCATGATGCGATGCCCGGAACGGAGAACTATCTTATGGAGGGCATGCAGTCTGCCTATGTTGGTATTGACCCCACTGCAGATTCTTTACATATAGGTCATTTGGTGGGTGTTATGATGTTGCGACACTTTCAATTGGCGGGTCATAAACCTTATGCATTAATCGGGGGAGCTACGGGCATGATTGGTGACCCTTCCGGGAAGTCGGCCGAGCGAAATCTTTTGGACGAGGAGACCCTTAGACATAATCAAGCAGCGCTAAAGGAGCAGTTATCTCGTTTTCTGGATTTTGAAAGTGATGCGCCCAACGCCGCAGTTTTAGTGAACAACTACGATTGGATGAAAGATTTCTCCTTTCTCGATTTTATCCGCGATGTTGGTAAGCATATTACGGTAAATTATATGATGTCCAAAGACTCTGTAAAAAAGAGGCTATCCGCGGAGGCTAAAGAGGGAATGTCCTTTACGGAGTTTACCTATCAACTGGTCCAAGGATATGATTTTTTACATCTTTACAAAGAACACAACTGCACCCTACAAATGGGAGGTAGTGATCAATGGGGAAATATTACTACGGGAACAGAGCTGATTAGAAGAATTGGGGGCGGAAAAGGCTATGCGTTAACATGCCCCTTAATTACAAAAGCAGATGGAACCAAGTTTGGTAAGACTGAAAGTGGTAATGTGTGGCTAGACGCAGACCGTACATCGCCATATAAGTTCTATCAATATTGGTTAAATACCTCTGATGCAGATGCTGAAAAGTATATAAAGATCTTCACGTTTATTTCTAAAACTGATATTGAAGAACTCATCTCAAAGCATCAGGAAGCGCCCCATTTAAGATTGCTTCAAAAGAAACTGGCCGAGGAAATTACGGTGATGGTCCATTCCCAAGAAGATTTGGACAATGCCATAAAAGCAAGTGCCATTCTTTTTGGAAAATCTACATCGGAAGACTTAAAGGGGTTGAACGAGAAAACGTTTTTAGACGTTTTTGAAGGTGTTCCGCAAGCAGAGGTTTCTGCGGCCGATTTGGAAGATGGTATGGATATGATCGCTGCTCTCGCCGCTAAGACAGGTTTTTTGGCCTCTAATGGCGAAGCGAGGAGAGAGCTCAAACAAAATTCAATATCGGTAAACAAGGAAAAGGTCAAAGAGGATTTTTTAATCAAGAAGAACGATCTAATTGACGGTAAATATGTGTTGCTTCAGCGTGGTAAAAAGAGTTACTTTGTGCTCGTAGTAGCCTCGTAA
- a CDS encoding T9SS type A sorting domain-containing protein, whose product MKIIYIILFIGFSLTASGQDSIDFRNLRNDEITGFKLYPNPATADVVYVTTERNNTKEIKVYDVFGELVLTDRISNKALNISRLAPGVYVVQVTENEKSINRKLVVK is encoded by the coding sequence ATGAAAATAATCTACATTATCCTCTTTATTGGTTTTTCCCTTACCGCGTCTGGTCAAGACTCGATTGATTTCCGAAATCTAAGGAATGACGAAATTACCGGATTTAAGCTTTATCCAAATCCTGCTACTGCAGATGTGGTATACGTGACAACAGAACGCAATAATACCAAAGAGATAAAAGTATATGACGTTTTTGGAGAATTGGTCTTAACCGATCGGATTTCTAATAAAGCCTTGAACATTTCACGTCTTGCACCAGGAGTTTATGTAGTACAGGTCACGGAAAACGAGAAGTCTATAAACCGAAAGCTGGTTGTAAAATAA
- a CDS encoding DUF4296 domain-containing protein, which yields MMKRVMLFASIVFLVSCGEKLIEQPENLIARDQMVLILKDMAIVNAAKSTNIGKLKENGIDPTTYVFDKYNVDSTRFVDSDRYYASIPLEYEGIYKEVESLLEEEKQRLKELKERNDSLKLLQREEKDLLDNQDL from the coding sequence ATGATGAAACGGGTAATGTTATTCGCGAGTATTGTCTTTCTTGTTTCCTGCGGCGAGAAATTAATAGAGCAACCAGAGAATTTAATCGCTAGGGATCAGATGGTACTTATATTAAAGGACATGGCCATCGTAAATGCCGCTAAAAGTACCAATATCGGAAAATTGAAAGAAAATGGTATAGATCCTACCACCTATGTCTTTGACAAATATAATGTTGATAGCACTAGGTTCGTAGATAGCGATAGATACTACGCATCCATACCATTGGAATATGAAGGTATTTATAAAGAGGTAGAAAGTTTACTGGAAGAGGAGAAACAACGGTTAAAGGAATTAAAAGAGCGTAACGATAGTCTAAAACTCCTGCAACGGGAAGAAAAGGATTTACTGGATAATCAAGATTTATGA
- a CDS encoding T9SS type A sorting domain-containing protein has product MKHLYLIIFFLFISFSYGQSTGSTGDIEGFHMYPNPVTSGKVYISTAENNPKEILIYDVLGTLVLKTTILGKELRLTDLDAGVYVLRVFEKDKMATRKLVIK; this is encoded by the coding sequence ATGAAGCACCTTTACCTTATAATTTTCTTCTTATTTATATCCTTTAGTTACGGTCAGAGTACCGGAAGTACAGGGGATATTGAAGGTTTTCACATGTACCCAAACCCGGTTACTAGTGGAAAGGTCTATATTTCTACTGCTGAAAACAATCCCAAGGAAATTTTAATATATGATGTTCTCGGAACCTTGGTTTTAAAGACAACTATTCTTGGAAAAGAACTAAGACTTACAGATTTGGACGCCGGAGTGTATGTGCTAAGGGTATTCGAAAAAGACAAAATGGCTACACGTAAACTTGTCATTAAGTAA